The genomic window ACGAAGGGAGATATTTATGTCTCTGGCAGTTTTCACGACACGGTAGAGTTAGACCCTGGGCCCAATAGTTTAACTGTTTCGTCTGTAGGAAAGGATGATATGTTTATTTCAAAATTAAACAACAATGGGAACTTAATCTGGTCCAAAACAATAGGGGGCATTGAAAATATTTTAACTTACTCTTTAGCTGTAGATGGGAGTGATGAAGTTTATGTTTCGGGATATTTTTCAGGAACGGTTGATTTTGATCCTGGTCCAGGAATTTATAATCTCACCTCGCCCGGTGAATATTTTGTACTTAAATTGACTTCCGCTGGTGTTTTTGTATGGGCAAAAAAGTTTGCTGAAGGAGGTGGACTTTTCCTAGCAGGTAATTCTATATTTACGGATTCCTCAAATGATGTTTTTATTACAGGCGTATTTCATAATACGGCTGATTTTGATCCTTCTATCGCAAGCTATAATCTGAGTGCTAAACATTCTATGGATTATTTTATATTGAAACTAACGGGGGCCGGTGATTTTCAGTATGCCGGTCATTTAGCTACTCAGGTAGGGTTTCAGCGTTATGAGCCCCTTCCAATATGCTTGCACAACGACTATATCTATGCATTGGGCGATATTCTGGGAACCGGAGATGTAGATCCGGAGTCGGATTCTTTTTTAATTTCATCCACTGGTTATTCAGATCTTTTCGTATTAAAACTTAGGCAGTATCGGGAATTTACGCTTGGCGAGGACACCACCACTTGTGCAGGTGACATATTTACTATTATTCCAAAAAGCATTTACCCTAACGATAAAATCCTCTGGAGCACCGGAGATACCACACCAACACTTTCCATCACAAAAACCGGCACCTATTTCGTTGAAGTAAAGGATCAGGATACAACTTACTACGACACCATTACCGTCACTTTTCTGCCCAAGCCAACGATTTACGTTGGCCCTGACACAGCCTTTTGCGATTTTGTGGATCATCTGCTACAGCCAACATCCAACGGCAGCCATTTCCTCTGGAATACGGGTGACACGACAAAGGATTTGCGTATTAATAAAGATGGCACCTATAGCCTTTTGGTAAAAAGCAGCCAGATGTGCGAAAATGCCGATACCGTGAAAGTTGATAAAATCAATTCCCCTTTTGGTTTTGCTTCAGATGATACCTCCGTGTGCGGTGACAGAGCCGTTTTGGATGCAAAAAATGGCGGAAATACTTATTTGTGGAATACCGGTGAAATAAGCCAAAAGATAGAAGTAATGCAGGACGGCTTGTACAGTGTCACCATCAGCAATGGTTTTTGCACCACTGCCGATTCCATCCATGTCACCGCTTGTCCCGCTAATAGATTGTGCTCCACGTCTCTTCCTGCCCAACAGCTTCTCTCCCAATCAGGATGGTCTAAACGAAATTTTCCTGGCGTCAGGAATTGCGATAGAATCCTTCCGCATGTCAATTTACAACCGCTGGGGCGAAAAGCTCTTTGAGAGCGCTGATATTGCTATTGGTTGGGATGGGAATTACCGCAATGTTTCGGCTCCGGTTGGCGTATATATTTATTTAATCGAATACAGCTATATTGAAAAAGGGCATTTGGAGAGGAAGATTAAAAAGGGGACGGTGCAATTGGTGAGGTGATTCTATCGGCCAAACCCTGAAAATTCTAAACCAGGAGATATAAAACAAGCCCTGCTGCTACCAGACCTATGGCGTAGCTTGCGCAATATGCCATTATATTTTTGTACTGTGGAGAACTGGAATTTCGGGCTATCAAGGGCAACAAAGCAGCAGCTATCACAACTCCTGCGATATAAAACATACTAATTTGATCTTGACTCAAAATTCCTGTGGACACTATCGCCTTGGAGAATATCGCAAGGATAACCAGGCATAAGGGAAAGGAAATTATTGCTGTCTTGCTAAGCTTTAGTACGGTCATCAGTAGTTTGCTTTTGTGAATGGTGCAGGCTTAATCTTCAGTGTTGAAGCAACATAAAAAAGATTGGCAGCAGCGTAAAACATATTTACAGTATTTGAGTTGCTCCTCAGAATTGAATTGGTATACAAATTTGAAAAAATAAAAACCTAATCACGAAATCTCTTCCAAAAACTTTTATCATCGCGATTTCCCGGGTTGTGGCAATCCGGATTGCCGGGCGAACTGGTTGCTGGCTGACTTTGCTTTTCCCCGCCATTCAAACCAAAGCGCGATGAGCTACATCATGAATAAAAATTATAAATAAACCAGGCTCAACTTAATACATCAAAATCTATGTCAACATTAATAATTGGAGCAAGCGGTGCTACGGGCAGGCAACTCGCAGAGCAGTTGATGGAGAAAGGACAGAAAATCAGGATCATTATTCGTGAAACCAGCAAAATTCCTGACTATTGGAATAACAATTCCGGGATAACAATAATCAAAGCTAATTTATCGGAAATGAGCGTGGAAGAGATGACAAACCACCTTGCCGAATGTCATGCTGTTGCCTTTTGCCTGGGACACAATTTAACATGGAAGGGTATTTATGGAAAACCCAGGAAACTCGTTACAGATGCAGTCCGGCTGGTATCAGAAGCGATTCAGAACAGTACAAATAAAATTCCGGGCAAAATTGTATTAATGAATACTACAGGGAACAGAAACCGGGATATTTCCGAACCTGTTTCATTTGGAGAAAAAATTGTGACAGGGTTAATTCGATTATTACTGCCGCCACATTCTGATAATGAAAAAGCTGCAGATTATTTAAGAATCAGTATCGGGCAAAATGATCCTTCAATAGAATGGGTGGCGGTTCGTCCGGACAGTTTAATTAATGAGAGCAGCGTAACCGAATATACTTTGCATGTTTCGCCCACCAGAAGTGCCATTTTTAATCCCGGAAAAACGAGCAGAATCAATGTAGCTCACTTTATGGCAAGCCTGATTTTAGATGGCAGCTTGTGGAATAAATGGAAAGGGAAAATGCCAGTAATTTATAATGTTGAAAACCAGAAATTAATAAATGAACCGACTACAACGTGATCTTTAAAATATGAATTTGTGCTTGTTGACTTTTCCGCCAATCGTGGTTATTCCACTTGCTTTAATCCGCCCTTACACATCCTTCATGCTCAACTGAATTCGCTTTCTTGCTGCGTCCACTTCCAACACTTTTACCTGAACTTGCTGGTTCAGCTTTACCACATCTGCCGGATTGCTCACAAATTCATTTTTCAGGTTGCTGATGTGGACGAGGCCGTCCTGCTTTACGCCCACGTCAACGAAGGCACCAAAGGCTGTGATGTTGGTTACCAGCCCCGGCAAGATCATCCCCTCTTCCAGGTCGTCAATTTTTGTGATGCCTTTTGCGAATTCAAAGGTCTCCGCCCTTTTTCGCGGGTCACGGCCCGGCCTGGCGAGTTCGTCAAGAATATCCGATAGCGTGGGAAGGCCCGTTTCTTCCGTTACGTAGCGCTGCAGATCCACTTTGCTGCGGATATCCTTGTCGCCCACCAGCTCCTCCGGCTTCGCTTTCAGGTCCTTGGCCATTTGCTGCACCACCGCGTAGCTTTCCGGATGAACTGCGGTTTTATCCAGCGGGTTTTTCGCATCCGGTATCCGAAGAAAACCGGCTGCCTGCTCAAAGGCTTTGCCGCCAAGCCGGGGGACTTTCTTCAACTCCTGCCTGGAACCGAAGGCGCCATTTTCGCTGCGGTAATCCACAATGTTTTGCGCCAGCGCAGGGCCAAGCCCGGAAACGTAGGTGAGCAGGTGCTTACTGGCCGTATTAAGATTTACGCCCACACTGTTCACGGCACTTTCCACCACCTTGTCCAGACCCTGCTTCAATTTGGCCTGGTCCACATCATGCTGGTATTGCCCTACCCCAATGCTCTTGGCGTCAATTTTCACAAGCTCAGCCAGCGGGTCCATCAGCCTTCTGCCTATGCTCACGGCACCACGCACGGTAACGTCATAGTTGGGAAATTCTTCCCGCGCCACAGGCGAAGCTGAATACACGGATGCTCCGGCCTCGCTCACCACGTACGCCTGGACATCGCGCTCAAAACGTACCTGCTTCACCAAATGCTCCGTTTCGCGACTGGCCGTGCCGTTGCCAATGGCGATCGCCTCGGTCTTAAACTGGTTGGCCAGCGTATGCAGCTTTTTAATGGCCGCTGTTTTTTCCTGTTGTGGCGGGTGCGGATATATGGTTTCGTTGTGAATCAGGTTTCCCTGCTCGTCAAGGCACACAAGCTTGCATCCGGTGCGGTAGCCGGGGTCCAGGGCCATCACGCGCTTCTGGCCCAAGGGCGCAGCAAGGAGCAACTGCCGCAGGTTCTCGGCAAATATCCTGATAGCTTCCTCGTCCGCGCGCTCCTTCAGGCTGCTCCTGAATTCCGTTTCGATGCCCGGTTGCAGCAGCCGTTTGTAGCTGTCTTTCATGGCCAATTCCAGTTGAGAAGCCGTGGCTTCCGAACTGCCACGTTTTATGAAGATCCGACCAAGCTGCTCAAGGGCCTCCTCTTCCGGTGGCGCTATGCTCACCCGCAAATACCCCTCATCCTCACCGCGCCTGATGGCCAGAATGCGATGCGAAGGCGCCCGCCACTGCGACTCTTCGTAGTTGAAGTAGTCCTTGTACTTTATGGCCTCCTCAGCCTTAGCTTTCACCACTTTAGCCTGAAGCGTTCCTTTTTTGCTGAATAACCAACGCACTTTGTTCCGGGCGGCCGGACTTTCGTTTATCCATTCAGCAATAATGTCGCGTGCCCCTTGCAGCGCCTCTTGTTCATCGGCTACTTCATCTGTAATAAACTGGCGGGCACGGGCTTCAATATCCCGTTCGTGCTGCGCCATGATAATTTTGGCCAGGGGCTCCAATCCCTTCTGGCGTGCTGCGCTGGCCCGTGTTTTACGCTTCGGCTTGTATGGCAGGTAAAGGTCTTCCAGTTCCGGCAGCGACCATGTATTCTCAATTTGCTGGCGCAATTCCTCTGTCAGGTTCCCTTGCTCGTCAATCGTTTTAAGGATTGTCTGTTTGCGCCTGGCCACTTCCTGCAGCTTTTGCAGCAACAAGTGGATATCACCTATCTGCACTTCGTCAAGGCTGCCCGTCCGCTCCTTCCGGTATCGTGAAATAAACGGGATCGTAGCGCCTTCCTCCAGAAGCGCAACAGTATTCTCCACCTGCCTGTGCTGAATGGAGAGTTGAGCAGAAATCAGATCTATGAATTGCGTAGCCATCCTGCAAAGTTCAGCAATGCGGGGTTTATAAACAGGATGGAAAATGATAAGAAACCCCTGGTGAAGCAAGTGTTTGATTTGGAGCGGCTGTCAAAGAATATGCTGAATGGGAAAGAGCTGACGGAGTAGATACAGCGGAGTTTGAATTATTTGTAGGTCTGGATTCTATTCGGAAACTTTTAGTCAAATTAAAGCCTTGTTCAGGAATGGATGGAGCGTTTTATATTTTAATCAAAAACGGAGGAAAATTAGCTGTTAATAAAATTTTTACTAAACTTTGCTTTGTTCTTTATTTCTTACAACACAATCCAAAATTCAATTACCATGTATACCATGAAAATTACCCCTCTGGGTTGCAGAACGAAGATGAAAGAGCAAATTCTCCTGTTACAGAATGCAGTGACGGCTAAATAGTATTATTCCTAAACACTAAATTTATAAAGCCATGAAAGCTTACAAATTTTTTTTAGGACTTCTGTTGTGTGTTTGCTTTGCAGCAGGTTGTAAGGACAAGAATAAAGATTCAAAACCGCATTTCCAATTAGACCCTGAGTTTAAATCCTACTTTGTAAATGGGTCCGTAGGCACCAAGTACATTTATGTAGATACGGGAGATAACAACCTTACTGAAATTGCCGAGATTATTGAGATAAGGGAAATTATCGGTGAGTTGCATGAGGATTATACCAGTGAGAATTATGTTTATGAATGGAAGGATAATCTTCACAATTTAAATAGTCTGAGTTTTGACATTCGCAGGAATGAACATAGATCCTCTTTTATTATTCATGCCCCTCCTTTTGGTAGTGGCCAAGGCATTACTAAAACAGGCAATGATTGGGGGCCGGAATGTTGTGTCCGGAAATTGGACAGTGTGGAAATATTTGGCACCACTTACTATGATGTGCTGGAAAGTAATCAACGAACATTAACTTATTATGATAAGTTATGGTTTGCCAAGGATGTAGGGATAATAGCTAAATTTTCGTCAAGCAATTCCATGTTATTAAAAGAGATCCAATGAACAGGGCAAACACGCTGCAGGCTTTTATTTTGATTTTCATAAGATGCTTATTTAGCCGCGCCTTTAATACAGAATCAGATCGGCTGGGTTCTGATAACACACAAGTAGTCTGAGGAGCCACGGCTTTGCTTCAAATATCTTCGATAATAGATGGATATGAATTGGGCGCAAATGGCGGAGGACATTACAATTCGACTCAGACGATATATGCGGCTACTGTTTACTGTAAAAAATTCTTCTATGACAAACACTATTAGAATTTTAGTATTAGTATTTGTATTTTGTGTACATTGGTGCTGTATACATGCACAAAATGAAAAGTTCTATGTCTCCCAGGAATTGGGCATTACCAATACCGGAGTGATACTAACCAAAATGGCTTTGACTGAGGCTAAAGCAAAGAACCAATTAAATTTGGCTCCCAGCATAAGGTTGAAATTATACATTCCTCATTTCCTGGATTCAGCCTATTTCTTTGTAACCGGGATAGAATTATTAAATACGGATAACTCAATATTTATTCAGTCAAGATCGGCAAATTTTGGTTGCCTTATTAACAAAGATGATTTACTGCAAATTACCTATTCAACAGTTAGTATTCCTGTATATATTGCCCGCATGGTGCCCGTAAATGCAAGTACTGCCCTTATGTTTGCGACAGGTTTTGAGGTTCATTTTAACTATAATCATAACTATAATATATATTCATTCTTAAGATGTCCCATAGGGTTTCCTGATGCCGGGGAAGCACTAAGAAAAATTCAGGTTTTTGGTTCTTTATCATGGAACCTTGAACATCAGATCAACGAAAAGACAAATGTCTATGCCGGTGTAGACGGAGGCATATCCTTCAGGAGCATTCTAAATTATGAAAGTGGCAAAGCTCCGCTTTTGTACATATCCAACACGCATAGTTATGAATTGGGAATTGTCTTTGGTTTTCGCTATGCCATTTATTAAGTCGCGAAACAGTGGGCTCGCTGATGGAAGTCGCCAATAATTTCCTTTATAATGAGTTTCAGATCAAACATGTTTCCTTTGTATAAGGAAACAAATTTAGCATTTTTCCTTGAAGTTGGGAAATGGCGTCTATTGAGAACCGGCCCTGGTCATCACCCGTGATGAATTCATGCACAGGATGCGCGATATGAGCAAGCTCGGAGGCGGAATGATGATGGGAGAAGTAC from Bacteroidia bacterium includes these protein-coding regions:
- a CDS encoding Tex family protein, producing MATQFIDLISAQLSIQHRQVENTVALLEEGATIPFISRYRKERTGSLDEVQIGDIHLLLQKLQEVARRKQTILKTIDEQGNLTEELRQQIENTWSLPELEDLYLPYKPKRKTRASAARQKGLEPLAKIIMAQHERDIEARARQFITDEVADEQEALQGARDIIAEWINESPAARNKVRWLFSKKGTLQAKVVKAKAEEAIKYKDYFNYEESQWRAPSHRILAIRRGEDEGYLRVSIAPPEEEALEQLGRIFIKRGSSEATASQLELAMKDSYKRLLQPGIETEFRSSLKERADEEAIRIFAENLRQLLLAAPLGQKRVMALDPGYRTGCKLVCLDEQGNLIHNETIYPHPPQQEKTAAIKKLHTLANQFKTEAIAIGNGTASRETEHLVKQVRFERDVQAYVVSEAGASVYSASPVAREEFPNYDVTVRGAVSIGRRLMDPLAELVKIDAKSIGVGQYQHDVDQAKLKQGLDKVVESAVNSVGVNLNTASKHLLTYVSGLGPALAQNIVDYRSENGAFGSRQELKKVPRLGGKAFEQAAGFLRIPDAKNPLDKTAVHPESYAVVQQMAKDLKAKPEELVGDKDIRSKVDLQRYVTEETGLPTLSDILDELARPGRDPRKRAETFEFAKGITKIDDLEEGMILPGLVTNITAFGAFVDVGVKQDGLVHISNLKNEFVSNPADVVKLNQQVQVKVLEVDAARKRIQLSMKDV
- a CDS encoding SBBP repeat-containing protein — encoded protein: MRIIALNLFGIIFSHLLSAQPELVWAKQMKGSSDILCDGTAITTDKNGNIYSTGWFTGTVDFDPGPGTFQLSTLGNQNMFVSKLDADGNFLWAVQVQNMGTAVSYGTQISLDTDENIVIAGAFFRQVDFDPGATTFLLNTTSATGGDIFIAKFNKNSNFLWAKQLAGTNANNYPYSLAVDSLDNIYVSGEFKYTVDFDPGPGTFNLTATDYRNGFVLKLDGNGNFQWAGNILDGPGSNGATVSMNIDTKGDIYVSGSFHDTVELDPGPNSLTVSSVGKDDMFISKLNNNGNLIWSKTIGGIENILTYSLAVDGSDEVYVSGYFSGTVDFDPGPGIYNLTSPGEYFVLKLTSAGVFVWAKKFAEGGGLFLAGNSIFTDSSNDVFITGVFHNTADFDPSIASYNLSAKHSMDYFILKLTGAGDFQYAGHLATQVGFQRYEPLPICLHNDYIYALGDILGTGDVDPESDSFLISSTGYSDLFVLKLRQYREFTLGEDTTTCAGDIFTIIPKSIYPNDKILWSTGDTTPTLSITKTGTYFVEVKDQDTTYYDTITVTFLPKPTIYVGPDTAFCDFVDHLLQPTSNGSHFLWNTGDTTKDLRINKDGTYSLLVKSSQMCENADTVKVDKINSPFGFASDDTSVCGDRAVLDAKNGGNTYLWNTGEISQKIEVMQDGLYSVTISNGFCTTADSIHVTACPANRLCSTSLPAQQLLSQSGWSKRNFPGVRNCDRILPHVNLQPLGRKAL
- a CDS encoding NAD(P)-binding oxidoreductase, yielding MSTLIIGASGATGRQLAEQLMEKGQKIRIIIRETSKIPDYWNNNSGITIIKANLSEMSVEEMTNHLAECHAVAFCLGHNLTWKGIYGKPRKLVTDAVRLVSEAIQNSTNKIPGKIVLMNTTGNRNRDISEPVSFGEKIVTGLIRLLLPPHSDNEKAADYLRISIGQNDPSIEWVAVRPDSLINESSVTEYTLHVSPTRSAIFNPGKTSRINVAHFMASLILDGSLWNKWKGKMPVIYNVENQKLINEPTTT
- a CDS encoding gliding motility-associated C-terminal domain-containing protein, whose translation is MAIESFRMSIYNRWGEKLFESADIAIGWDGNYRNVSAPVGVYIYLIEYSYIEKGHLERKIKKGTVQLVR